In the genome of Hyalangium minutum, one region contains:
- a CDS encoding serine hydrolase domain-containing protein, whose translation MHASLRRTVIGLVGFMAALPALAATPLPVRINPARIDAVFKDYNSPSNPGCALGIYQDGRILYSRGYGMADLNQATPITPTTLFDVGSVSKQFTAASVVLLAHEGKLALTDDIRKYLPEIPDYGTPITLDHLLHHTSGLRDYNQLLFFKGYHYEDVTDDDDALEVIARQRGLRFRPGTRFEYSNTGYFLAALIVKRVTGKPLSEFAKERLFQPLGMTRSHFRDDHTAILPGRATAYAPSGKEGYQLDMSNWNQLGDGQVQTNVTELVKWEENFYSARVGGRALIDALQERGALDTGGSTSYGRGLFLDSYRGVQRIHHSGGWAGYRALLLRFPAQRVSIAVLCNRGDARPDLAENVADVVLGDVFRAAEPRQEAKAPAPVTSSAPETPTGDVGRYAGLYYDEVAQRTVPILQQSNQLLFRYRGSNRPLRSVGGERFEMEGTPLRFAFADGQLTLSRGEETVGVLKRVQPATLADGDWKPLVGTYYSPELETTWRIELKDGKAVLKGRAVGTHPLEPAFADAFTTAPGLLRLTRDGAGRLTGFVFSDLQFERKEP comes from the coding sequence ATGCACGCCTCGCTGCGCCGCACGGTCATCGGACTCGTCGGCTTCATGGCGGCGCTTCCGGCCCTTGCCGCCACGCCCTTGCCCGTTCGCATCAACCCGGCCCGCATCGACGCGGTGTTCAAGGACTACAACAGCCCTTCGAACCCTGGCTGTGCCCTTGGCATCTACCAGGACGGCCGGATCCTCTACTCCCGGGGCTACGGCATGGCCGACCTGAACCAGGCCACGCCCATCACCCCCACGACCCTGTTCGACGTCGGCTCGGTCTCCAAGCAGTTCACCGCCGCGAGCGTCGTGCTGTTGGCCCACGAGGGGAAGCTCGCGCTCACGGATGACATCCGGAAGTACCTGCCCGAAATCCCGGACTACGGGACGCCCATCACCCTCGACCACCTGCTCCACCACACGAGCGGGCTGCGCGACTACAACCAGCTCCTCTTCTTCAAGGGCTATCACTACGAGGACGTCACGGACGATGACGACGCCCTGGAGGTCATCGCCCGCCAGCGGGGCCTGCGGTTCAGGCCAGGAACGCGTTTCGAGTACAGCAACACCGGCTACTTCCTGGCGGCGCTCATCGTGAAGCGCGTTACCGGCAAGCCCCTGTCCGAGTTCGCCAAGGAGCGGCTCTTCCAGCCCCTCGGCATGACCCGGAGCCACTTCCGCGACGACCACACGGCCATCCTGCCCGGCCGCGCCACGGCCTACGCCCCTTCGGGGAAGGAGGGCTATCAGCTCGACATGTCGAACTGGAACCAGCTGGGGGACGGGCAGGTCCAGACCAACGTCACCGAGCTGGTCAAATGGGAGGAGAACTTCTACAGCGCTCGCGTGGGAGGGCGTGCCCTCATCGACGCGCTGCAGGAGCGGGGTGCGCTGGACACGGGAGGCAGCACTTCTTACGGCCGGGGGCTCTTCCTGGACTCCTACCGCGGCGTGCAGCGCATCCATCATTCCGGGGGATGGGCGGGCTATCGCGCACTGCTGCTGCGCTTCCCCGCGCAGCGCGTCTCCATCGCCGTCCTCTGCAACCGGGGGGATGCGCGGCCGGACCTCGCCGAGAACGTGGCGGACGTCGTCCTGGGCGACGTCTTCCGAGCGGCCGAGCCGCGGCAGGAGGCGAAGGCTCCCGCGCCCGTCACGTCGAGCGCGCCGGAGACCCCCACGGGGGACGTCGGCCGGTATGCGGGGCTCTATTACGATGAGGTTGCGCAGCGCACGGTGCCCATCCTTCAGCAGAGCAACCAGCTCTTGTTCCGCTACAGGGGGAGCAACCGTCCCCTGCGGTCAGTGGGTGGCGAGCGCTTCGAGATGGAAGGCACCCCGCTCAGGTTCGCCTTCGCGGACGGGCAGCTGACGCTGTCGCGCGGTGAGGAGACGGTGGGGGTTCTCAAGCGGGTGCAGCCGGCCACGCTCGCGGACGGCGACTGGAAGCCGCTGGTGGGGACGTATTACAGCCCCGAGCTGGAGACCACCTGGCGCATCGAGCTGAAGGACGGGAAGGCCGTGCTGAAAGGGCGGGCCGTGGGGACCCATCCGCTCGAGCCCGCCTTCGCCGATGCGTTCACCACGGCCCCCGGCCTCCTGCGCTTGACCCGGGATGGAGCCGGGCGGCTGACGGGCTTCGTCTTCAGCGACCTGCAGTTCGAGCGCAAGGAGCCGTAG